AAAAGCCTCTATCGCATTATTCAATTCTTCCGCTGATACCGGGCCGGATAAAAAGGATCTAATCAGATAATTCGCCCCTACTACCTGGGCCATTAGGGACGGACTATCGTCCGGCAATGGGGTTACAGCGATAACCCGCAACCCTTCCGGCAAAGCCCTGGACAAGGCTTCTGCCAATGATCCCAGATCCACTTCTGTTTTTACTATAATCTCCAGATAATCCCTGGCACCTTCGCTGCCAACAGCCAAAGGCAAAGCAAACGACATCCTGGGATGGGGATTAAAGCCTTCGGAATAGGATACCGGTACAGCTGCCCGCCGAAAAGCCCGCTCCCAAGTCTTCATTAATTCTAAATGAGAAGTAAACCGGGCCAATCCTTCTTTAGCGAATTCTATTTGGAGACGGGGCATCCCCGGTCCCCCCTTTTAATATGACATCCACATTCAATTCAAAACAAACCCCGCATCCCGGGCATTT
This region of Syntrophomonadaceae bacterium genomic DNA includes:
- a CDS encoding TIGR03936 family radical SAM-associated protein, giving the protein MPRLQIEFAKEGLARFTSHLELMKTWERAFRRAAVPVSYSEGFNPHPRMSFALPLAVGSEGARDYLEIIVKTEVDLGSLAEALSRALPEGLRVIAVTPLPDDSPSLMAQVVGANYLIRSFLSGPVSAEELNNAIEAFLALSEAVVTKEGKHGPKPQDVRPGVYCLQAELTGSKVELSMALKAGSQGNVRPEDVVKALIRHVGLPLKGEGLQIIRLDLLARGPQGFAALGENQ